A genomic segment from Flavobacterium litorale encodes:
- the purD gene encoding phosphoribosylamine--glycine ligase — MKILLLGSGGREHALAWKMVQSPKCTSLFVAPGNAGTASIATNAAVNPNDFNAVKDFVLAQNIGMVVVGPEDPLVNGIYDFFKNDAQLANIPVIGPSEHGAQLEGSKEFAKKFLVKNNIPTAAYDSFTKDTVAEGCKFLATLQPPYVLKADGLAAGKGVLIIQDLQEAQQELRNMLVDAKFGDASAKVVIEEFLDGIELSCFVLTDGKSYKILPTAKDYKRIGEGDTGLNTGGMGAVSPVPFADDAFMQKIEERIVKPTIQGLQNDGIAYKGFVFIGLIKVGDDPFVIEYNVRMGDPETEVVLPRLKSDIVTLFEALANQTLSKTTLEIDNRTAATIMLVSGGYPEGYEKGKVITGLDTITDSIVFHAGTKQNNDGAVVTNGGRVLAVTSYGNSWDEAIKKSYQNIEKLHFDKMYCRKDIGFDL, encoded by the coding sequence ATGAAAATTTTACTATTAGGATCGGGAGGAAGAGAGCATGCACTAGCATGGAAAATGGTACAAAGCCCAAAATGCACATCGTTATTTGTAGCACCAGGCAATGCAGGTACAGCAAGTATAGCAACCAATGCAGCCGTAAACCCAAACGATTTTAATGCGGTAAAAGATTTTGTACTTGCCCAAAATATAGGTATGGTAGTGGTAGGACCCGAAGACCCTTTGGTAAATGGTATTTACGACTTTTTTAAGAATGATGCACAGCTTGCCAACATCCCTGTAATAGGACCATCAGAACATGGGGCGCAGCTTGAAGGAAGTAAAGAATTTGCCAAAAAATTTCTGGTAAAAAACAATATACCCACCGCAGCGTACGACAGCTTTACTAAAGATACCGTAGCGGAAGGATGTAAGTTTTTAGCAACCCTACAACCGCCTTACGTACTTAAAGCCGACGGATTGGCAGCAGGGAAGGGCGTATTAATAATACAAGATTTACAAGAAGCCCAACAAGAGTTGCGCAATATGCTTGTAGATGCCAAATTTGGCGATGCAAGTGCTAAAGTGGTTATAGAGGAATTTTTAGATGGCATTGAGTTGAGCTGTTTTGTACTTACCGATGGTAAAAGCTACAAAATACTCCCCACAGCTAAAGATTATAAGCGTATAGGCGAAGGCGACACAGGGCTTAATACGGGTGGTATGGGGGCAGTATCGCCCGTTCCGTTTGCCGATGATGCCTTTATGCAAAAAATAGAAGAGCGTATTGTAAAACCTACTATACAAGGTTTACAAAACGATGGTATAGCATACAAAGGTTTTGTGTTTATAGGGCTTATAAAAGTAGGCGATGACCCGTTTGTAATAGAATACAATGTGCGTATGGGCGACCCCGAAACGGAAGTAGTATTACCAAGACTTAAAAGTGATATTGTAACCTTGTTTGAAGCCTTAGCCAACCAAACACTAAGCAAAACTACGCTGGAAATAGATAATAGAACTGCGGCTACTATAATGCTAGTATCAGGCGGATACCCTGAAGGTTATGAGAAAGGAAAAGTAATTACGGGGCTAGATACCATTACCGACTCTATAGTGTTTCATGCAGGAACAAAGCAAAATAACGATGGTGCTGTAGTAACCAATGGCGGTCGTGTACTAGCCGTAACATCGTATGGTAATAGTTGGGACGAAGCCATAAAAAAATCTTATCAAAACATAGAAAAGCTACATTTTGATAAGATGTATTGTAGAAAAGATATCGGTTTCGACTTATGA
- a CDS encoding DUF6341 family protein, with protein MRAFFEAIGYLFTDILFLPMDMFRALELENWWIANIITWIFIIICCAATVYWIKQLQIFKENRDDEQDTTAHSFLS; from the coding sequence ATGAGAGCGTTTTTTGAAGCTATAGGTTACCTTTTTACTGATATATTATTCCTACCAATGGATATGTTCCGTGCTTTGGAACTGGAAAACTGGTGGATTGCTAATATTATTACTTGGATTTTTATTATTATTTGTTGTGCTGCTACCGTATACTGGATTAAGCAATTACAGATATTTAAAGAAAACCGCGACGACGAACAAGATACTACGGCACACTCGTTCTTATCATAA
- a CDS encoding DUF6427 family protein — MLASVFNKSRPINYVIIAVTLVLFYIAYLLKAYSGIETGHVSLIFQKFGLLLLLVSGLFLLNFIAHKNRLSKDTTYAMLLFMVFLLLFPTVFVNTNSIIANFFLLLALRRLISLQSLLTPKEKIFDASFWIFVATLFHFWSIAYIIMVFIAIIIHVAVDYRNWVIPFIAFFAVGILFAMATLIINQDFFTHVVSEMRVSFDFTYFENIHQNIALAFFASVTVLFLFAYLVFINGMPINLKIGHRQILLSFLIGVGIYVLSADKNNSILVFTFAPLAIMGANYLENQEKYWIKEVVLITIVLVALLLFILQML, encoded by the coding sequence ATGTTAGCAAGTGTTTTTAATAAATCGCGGCCTATAAATTATGTAATAATAGCCGTTACACTTGTTTTATTTTACATAGCCTACCTTTTAAAGGCATATTCGGGGATAGAAACGGGACATGTTTCGCTCATATTCCAAAAATTTGGGCTGTTGTTATTGCTTGTAAGTGGGCTATTTCTGCTAAATTTTATTGCCCATAAAAACAGGCTAAGTAAAGATACTACCTATGCCATGCTGTTGTTTATGGTTTTTTTATTGCTTTTTCCTACAGTATTTGTAAACACCAATAGTATTATAGCCAACTTCTTTTTACTGTTGGCATTGCGGCGGCTTATATCATTACAATCGTTATTAACACCTAAAGAAAAAATATTTGATGCCTCTTTTTGGATATTTGTTGCCACCTTATTTCATTTTTGGAGCATTGCGTATATTATAATGGTATTTATTGCCATTATTATTCACGTAGCTGTGGATTATAGAAATTGGGTTATTCCGTTTATTGCTTTTTTTGCAGTAGGCATATTGTTTGCCATGGCAACCCTTATTATAAACCAAGATTTTTTTACCCACGTTGTAAGTGAAATGCGCGTTAGTTTTGATTTTACGTACTTCGAAAATATCCATCAAAACATAGCACTAGCCTTTTTTGCCTCAGTAACAGTACTATTTTTATTTGCCTATTTGGTTTTTATAAATGGCATGCCCATTAATTTAAAAATAGGGCACAGGCAAATACTACTCTCGTTTTTAATAGGGGTAGGCATCTATGTACTATCTGCCGATAAAAACAACAGCATACTAGTATTTACTTTTGCACCATTAGCTATAATGGGAGCAAATTATCTGGAAAATCAGGAAAAATACTGGATTAAAGAGGTAGTACTTATAACAATAGTACTTGTAGCTTTATTGCTATTTATATTGCAAATGCTATAA
- the upp gene encoding uracil phosphoribosyltransferase, with amino-acid sequence MNIHYISDTNSILNHFLTQLRDVSVQKDSMRFRKNIERIGEIMAYELSKALTYKDVEVTTPLGVKKTTALNDGVVLCSILRAGLALHTGFMNFFDDAENGFVSAYRHHPNNDDAFEILVEYRAAPSFNGKTLILVDPMLATGQSLVAVFNQLMEKETPKEIHIAVVVAAPEGVAYLKEQLPDHCHLWIATLDEGLNDKKYIVPGLGDAGDLAYGSKL; translated from the coding sequence ATGAACATCCATTATATTTCTGATACTAACAGCATACTCAACCATTTTTTAACGCAGTTGCGGGACGTATCGGTACAGAAAGATAGCATGCGATTTCGGAAAAACATAGAGCGTATTGGCGAAATTATGGCGTACGAACTTAGTAAAGCATTAACCTATAAGGATGTTGAGGTTACTACGCCACTGGGGGTTAAAAAAACCACAGCACTTAACGATGGTGTGGTATTATGCTCCATACTGCGTGCTGGGTTGGCATTGCATACGGGTTTTATGAATTTTTTTGATGATGCCGAAAATGGTTTTGTTTCTGCCTACAGGCACCACCCCAATAACGATGATGCTTTTGAAATATTGGTAGAGTACCGTGCTGCGCCTTCGTTTAACGGTAAAACGCTTATTTTGGTAGACCCAATGTTGGCAACGGGGCAATCGTTAGTAGCCGTGTTTAACCAGCTTATGGAAAAGGAAACACCAAAAGAAATTCATATTGCTGTAGTTGTTGCAGCTCCCGAAGGCGTAGCATACTTAAAAGAACAGCTCCCCGACCATTGCCACCTGTGGATTGCTACATTGGATGAGGGTTTAAATGATAAAAAATATATTGTGCCTGGTTTGGGCGATGCGGGCGACCTTGCCTATGGTAGCAAATTATAG
- a CDS encoding DUF4254 domain-containing protein, whose product MFSEIAFPVFEQSIRDYHAFDNVDQPINNPYSKNTIEHLLYAKNWIDTVQWHLEDIIRNPEIDPVAALALKRRIDASNQERTDMVEYIDSYFLQKYATVQVKPEAKINSESPAWALDRLSILALKIYHMHEEATRNDASEAHRQKCTDKLNVLLEQKKDLFTAIDDLIADIENGDKYMKVYKQMKMYNDEELNPVLYQNKK is encoded by the coding sequence ATGTTTTCCGAAATAGCATTCCCCGTTTTTGAACAAAGTATCCGCGATTATCATGCATTTGATAATGTAGATCAACCAATTAACAATCCTTACAGTAAAAATACAATAGAGCACTTGCTTTATGCAAAAAACTGGATAGATACGGTGCAATGGCACTTGGAAGACATTATTAGGAACCCCGAGATAGATCCTGTAGCTGCTTTAGCATTAAAACGCCGTATTGATGCCTCTAACCAAGAGCGTACTGATATGGTGGAGTATATTGATAGTTACTTTTTACAAAAATATGCTACCGTACAGGTTAAACCCGAAGCAAAAATAAACTCTGAAAGCCCCGCATGGGCATTAGACCGATTATCGATATTGGCACTAAAAATATACCACATGCACGAAGAGGCTACACGTAATGATGCATCAGAAGCGCATCGCCAAAAATGTACCGATAAATTAAATGTATTGCTGGAGCAGAAGAAAGACTTATTTACTGCTATAGATGATTTAATTGCCGACATTGAAAATGGCGATAAGTATATGAAAGTCTACAAGCAGATGAAAATGTATAACGACGAGGAACTAAACCCCGTTTTGTACCAAAACAAAAAGTAA
- a CDS encoding glycosyltransferase family 9 protein: MARKRHILVIRLSAMGDVAMVVPVLRALTAQHKHVRVTVVSRIFFKPFFNDIPRVNFFAAEPKGRHKGFLGLLKLYKELKVLHFTGVADLHNVIRSKVITKLFELKGKRVATVNKAREQRAALVRPENKVFEPLTPVIQRYADVFAALNLPIDLTAISFPEKEELSPDILANTGDKESNNWIGIAPFAKHRSKIYPTALMQQVITTLATNPNNKLFLFGAGRSEIQKLRRFSGNNDNVIVIAGKMNLKQELQLISNLDVMLSMDSGNAHIAAMYGVNVVTLWGATHPYAGFAPFNQPQENQLVADREKYPKLPTSVYGDKKVAGYEDAMLTIKPQKVVNTVNKYLK, from the coding sequence TTGGCGCGTAAACGACATATCCTTGTAATAAGGCTGTCTGCAATGGGCGATGTTGCAATGGTAGTACCTGTATTACGAGCGTTAACAGCACAGCATAAGCATGTGCGTGTTACTGTTGTATCCAGAATTTTTTTTAAGCCCTTTTTTAACGATATTCCTCGTGTAAACTTTTTTGCTGCCGAACCTAAAGGCAGGCACAAAGGCTTTTTAGGCTTACTAAAATTGTATAAAGAACTTAAGGTATTACATTTTACGGGCGTTGCCGATTTGCACAATGTAATCCGAAGCAAGGTAATAACAAAACTGTTTGAGCTAAAAGGCAAGCGGGTTGCAACCGTAAATAAAGCCAGAGAGCAACGTGCGGCATTAGTACGCCCCGAAAATAAGGTTTTTGAACCCCTAACGCCTGTAATACAACGATACGCCGATGTATTTGCAGCATTAAACCTACCTATAGACCTTACTGCAATTAGCTTTCCAGAGAAAGAAGAATTATCGCCCGATATACTAGCCAATACAGGCGATAAAGAAAGCAATAACTGGATAGGTATAGCCCCTTTTGCAAAACACAGGAGTAAAATATATCCTACAGCACTAATGCAGCAAGTTATTACAACACTTGCCACCAACCCAAATAACAAACTGTTTTTATTTGGCGCAGGACGTAGCGAAATACAAAAGCTACGACGTTTTTCTGGAAATAACGATAATGTAATTGTTATTGCAGGTAAAATGAATTTAAAGCAAGAACTACAGCTTATAAGCAACCTCGATGTAATGCTTAGTATGGATAGTGGTAATGCGCACATTGCAGCCATGTACGGTGTTAATGTAGTAACCCTTTGGGGGGCTACCCACCCGTATGCAGGCTTTGCACCGTTTAATCAGCCTCAAGAGAATCAGTTAGTTGCTGATAGGGAAAAATATCCTAAGTTGCCTACCTCTGTTTACGGCGATAAAAAAGTAGCGGGTTATGAGGATGCTATGCTTACCATAAAGCCCCAAAAGGTGGTAAATACTGTAAATAAGTACCTAAAGTAA
- a CDS encoding ferredoxin--NADP reductase, translating into MSTFHPLTIKDIKRETKGAVSIAFDVPDALKNDYKFIAGQYINLKTNLNGKEVRKAYSICSPPNGNELRVAIKAVNHGGFSEFANTKLAVGDTIEVGTPEGKFTFEPKSDRQRNYAAFAAGSGITPILAIIQAVLQGEPKSTFVLAYGNKTPEDTIFHELLHDMQQQYVGRFFVHFVYSKARTEDSVFGRIERSTVNFVLKNKHKEKEFSKFYLCGPEAMIKTVSEVLKESNVPEKCIKFELFSTPIAENEIDVSLEGHSKITVMVDDEETTFDMSQKMTILDAALKQGIDAPYSCQGGICSSCMGRVTSGSAEMKKNAILTDGEIAEGLILTCQAHPTSKELYVDYDDV; encoded by the coding sequence ATGTCAACATTCCATCCCTTAACCATAAAAGACATTAAGAGAGAAACGAAAGGAGCGGTATCTATCGCTTTTGATGTTCCTGATGCACTAAAAAACGATTATAAATTTATAGCAGGGCAGTACATTAACTTAAAAACCAACTTAAACGGTAAAGAGGTACGTAAAGCCTACTCTATTTGCTCTCCGCCTAACGGTAACGAGTTACGTGTAGCCATAAAGGCGGTAAATCACGGCGGATTTTCGGAGTTTGCCAATACAAAACTTGCAGTGGGCGATACTATAGAAGTAGGTACCCCCGAAGGTAAATTTACTTTTGAACCTAAATCCGACAGGCAACGTAATTATGCTGCCTTTGCAGCAGGTAGTGGTATTACACCCATACTCGCTATAATACAGGCGGTATTACAGGGCGAGCCTAAAAGTACCTTTGTACTGGCATATGGTAATAAAACACCCGAAGACACCATATTCCATGAGTTGTTGCACGACATGCAGCAGCAATATGTAGGACGCTTTTTTGTGCATTTTGTGTACAGTAAGGCCCGTACGGAAGATTCGGTTTTTGGACGTATTGAGCGTTCTACCGTGAATTTTGTGCTAAAAAATAAGCATAAGGAAAAGGAGTTTTCTAAGTTTTATTTGTGCGGACCTGAGGCTATGATTAAAACGGTAAGCGAGGTACTTAAAGAAAGTAATGTACCCGAAAAGTGCATTAAGTTTGAGTTGTTCTCTACCCCTATTGCAGAAAATGAAATTGATGTGAGCCTAGAGGGGCACTCTAAAATTACGGTAATGGTAGACGATGAGGAAACCACGTTTGATATGTCGCAAAAAATGACCATTTTGGATGCTGCACTAAAACAAGGCATAGATGCGCCTTACTCCTGCCAAGGGGGTATATGCAGTAGCTGTATGGGGCGTGTAACGAGCGGTAGTGCCGAAATGAAAAAGAATGCCATACTTACTGACGGCGAAATTGCAGAAGGGCTTATACTTACGTGCCAGGCGCACCCAACATCTAAAGAGCTTTATGTTGATTACGATGATGTATAA
- a CDS encoding PadR family transcriptional regulator produces MKKSSLYKGSLTTIIMKLLEENGRMYGYEITQKVKQITKGELHITEGALYPALHKLEGGGLLEAEVEKVDNRLRKYYKLTEDGKRETVNRMHELEEFIRNMQTLVSPNTNPDLQF; encoded by the coding sequence ATGAAAAAATCCTCGTTATATAAAGGCAGCCTTACTACCATAATTATGAAGCTTTTAGAAGAAAATGGGCGCATGTATGGTTACGAAATAACCCAGAAAGTAAAGCAAATTACCAAAGGAGAGCTACACATTACCGAAGGTGCGTTGTACCCTGCATTACACAAGCTGGAGGGTGGCGGGTTGTTGGAGGCTGAGGTAGAAAAAGTAGATAACAGGCTGCGCAAGTACTACAAACTTACCGAAGATGGAAAACGCGAAACCGTAAACCGCATGCACGAGCTAGAAGAATTCATCCGCAATATGCAAACCCTTGTTAGCCCTAATACAAACCCTGATTTACAATTTTAA
- a CDS encoding DUF5687 family protein, with amino-acid sequence MFSKFIALEWKSFFRSPALTGNLIMKILMVLGALWFIISFLMLGIGSYFIIEDNFKQDPLEVINKYLIYYFVADILVRLLLQKIPVVNVKPLLTLPVKRDTIVKFVLGKTALSFFNYLHAFLFIPFCIILIAKDYNPLNVVFWHLGIMALVYCNNYLNMILNDKDNLFAIFIGFIILMAVLHYYDVFDITNYTSVFFYGMYTTNYMFVLPLLALIGLLMYSFTYFKKHLYQDTGLSKKQSQATTQDYAWLNRYGTLGTFLKNDIKLIRRNKRSKTTVLLSVLFLFYGVLFFTDAIDVYKDNSFMQMFAAIFVTGGFLFTFGQFVPSWDSAYYPLMMSQNIKYREYISSKWWLVVIGTFISTLLALPYLYYGIDIYLMILAAGVFNIGVNSHLILLGGAYIKTPIDLGSSKQAFGDKKAFNMKTMLLSLPKMILPMALYGLGTAFISHNWGVMLVVIAGIAGFALRNKVFAMVEKIYKTEKYATLQSYKQKN; translated from the coding sequence ATGTTCAGTAAATTTATTGCGCTCGAATGGAAATCCTTTTTTAGGTCTCCTGCACTAACGGGCAACCTCATCATGAAAATACTCATGGTGCTTGGGGCACTGTGGTTTATTATTAGTTTTTTAATGTTGGGTATTGGGAGTTATTTTATTATAGAAGATAACTTTAAACAAGATCCGCTAGAGGTAATAAACAAATACCTAATATACTACTTTGTGGCAGATATTTTAGTGCGCCTACTGTTGCAAAAAATTCCTGTTGTAAACGTAAAACCATTGCTTACGTTACCCGTAAAACGGGACACCATAGTAAAGTTTGTATTGGGTAAAACAGCATTATCGTTTTTTAACTACCTGCACGCCTTTTTGTTTATTCCATTTTGTATAATACTAATAGCTAAAGACTATAACCCGCTTAATGTTGTGTTTTGGCATTTGGGTATTATGGCATTGGTATATTGCAACAATTACCTGAATATGATTTTGAATGATAAAGATAATCTTTTCGCCATCTTTATCGGATTCATAATACTAATGGCAGTATTACACTATTACGATGTATTTGATATTACCAATTATACGTCAGTATTTTTCTACGGAATGTATACAACCAACTACATGTTTGTACTACCATTACTAGCACTTATAGGGCTATTGATGTACAGTTTTACGTACTTTAAAAAACATTTGTATCAGGACACGGGGCTTTCTAAAAAACAATCGCAAGCCACTACTCAAGATTATGCTTGGCTTAACCGTTACGGTACATTAGGAACATTTCTTAAAAACGACATTAAACTCATCCGTCGTAACAAACGCTCTAAAACTACAGTACTATTAAGCGTACTGTTTTTATTTTACGGCGTACTTTTTTTTACTGATGCAATAGATGTGTATAAAGACAATTCGTTTATGCAAATGTTTGCAGCCATATTTGTTACAGGTGGTTTCTTGTTCACCTTTGGGCAATTTGTACCCAGTTGGGATAGCGCCTATTACCCCCTTATGATGAGCCAGAACATAAAATACCGCGAGTACATATCCTCTAAATGGTGGTTAGTAGTTATAGGTACTTTTATTAGTACATTGCTAGCATTACCCTATTTATATTATGGTATAGATATTTACCTCATGATACTTGCAGCAGGCGTATTTAACATAGGTGTAAATTCCCATTTAATACTATTGGGCGGAGCCTATATAAAAACACCTATCGATTTAGGTTCGAGCAAACAAGCCTTTGGCGATAAAAAAGCCTTTAACATGAAAACCATGCTACTATCGTTACCCAAAATGATACTGCCTATGGCACTATACGGTTTGGGTACAGCATTTATTAGCCATAACTGGGGCGTAATGCTTGTTGTTATTGCAGGCATTGCAGGTTTTGCCCTCCGCAATAAAGTATTTGCCATGGTAGAAAAGATATATAAAACAGAAAAGTACGCAACACTACAATCGTACAAACAAAAAAACTAA
- a CDS encoding ABC transporter ATP-binding protein gives MIQAHNLKKAYSGVTVLNIGNLEIPKGESFGLVGNNGAGKTTFFSLLLDLIQPSSGYITSNTIKVSESEAWKPFTSAFIDETFLIGYLTAEEYFYFIGELRGLNKADVDALLLKHEDFFNDEILRKKKYLRDLSKGNQKKVGIIAALIGKPEVIILDEPFANLDPTTQFRLKKIIKNLAEDPEVTILVSSHDLAHTIEVSNRIVVLQKGEVVKDIKTSEETLKELEAFFAVQ, from the coding sequence ATGATACAAGCACATAACTTAAAAAAAGCATATAGCGGTGTAACCGTACTAAATATAGGAAACCTAGAAATACCAAAAGGCGAGAGCTTTGGGTTAGTAGGTAACAACGGCGCAGGGAAAACCACATTTTTTAGCCTGTTGCTGGATTTAATACAACCCTCTAGCGGTTATATTACAAGCAATACCATAAAAGTGAGTGAAAGCGAGGCTTGGAAACCCTTTACATCGGCATTTATAGATGAAACCTTTTTGATAGGCTACCTTACTGCCGAAGAGTATTTTTATTTTATTGGCGAATTGCGAGGGCTAAACAAAGCCGATGTAGATGCGTTACTACTAAAACACGAAGATTTTTTTAACGATGAGATTTTAAGGAAAAAGAAGTACCTGCGCGATTTATCCAAAGGAAACCAGAAAAAAGTAGGTATTATAGCCGCGCTAATAGGCAAACCCGAAGTAATAATACTGGATGAGCCTTTTGCCAACCTAGACCCTACAACCCAGTTTAGGCTTAAAAAAATAATTAAAAATTTGGCAGAAGACCCCGAGGTAACCATACTCGTGTCCAGCCACGATTTAGCCCATACAATAGAGGTAAGTAACCGAATAGTAGTACTCCAAAAAGGCGAAGTGGTAAAGGATATAAAAACATCCGAAGAAACACTAAAAGAGCTCGAAGCCTTTTTTGCAGTCCAATAA